The genomic region AACGTAAAATGTGTTTCCTACATCTCCAATATAATTTGCGCCTCCCAAAAAGGCACCCACCTCATAGGTTTGAGATTGCAAATTAACTGAAGTGATCAACATAAAAACAAAAGCTATTAGATACCGCATAGGTTCTTAAAAGTTTGCAAATATAACAATTATGTTTGCTCTGCAATAATTTGAGCTCATTAGTATTACATTAACAGTTTTTGAAAAAAAATATTGTTTAGTTGCGTTTATCTTCTCCCCATAATAGCTTTTTTCGTAAAGTTTGAAGAAAGCTATCATCATTTAGCTCTACCAAATTAATGGCATATGGAGCTTTTTGAATAATGATTTCGGTATCATTTTCAAGACTCGCCAATCGGGAATCCATAGATAGTAAGTGAGAATCTTCCCTGCCACTAACTTTTAAAGTGATTTTGGTGTCATCTTTAATAATTAGTGGTCTGGCGTTTAAATTATGCGGAGCAATTGGAGTAATGACTATAGAATCTGCATCTGGAGTGATTACCGGGCCACCACAACTAAGCGAATATCCGGTAGAACCCGTTGGTGTGGCAATAATTAAACCATCAGCCCAGTAAGAGGTAAGGTACTGGTTGTTTAACCAGGTGTCTACCGTAATCATAGAAGTGGTGTTTTTTCGGCTAACCGCTATTTCATTTAGTGCTACATTATTAAACACTTCATCATCAGATTTGGGATTGGTTTCAATTTGTAATACGGCTCTTGGGGAAATGCTAAAATCTTTTTTTAAAATGGTGTGAATCGTTTCTCCTATCTGTTCTTTCTGGATCGTGGATAAAAATCCAAGTCGGCCCGTATTGATGCCAACAATAGGAATATCCAGATTTTTGATATAGTTAATAGATTTAAGGATGGTACCGTCACCGCCAATGGTAAAGAAAAGGTCGTAGCTGGCATCCAGAATATCGAAGGTTTTATAATCGCTATATTCGCCGGTAACGCTTTTGTTCTTATTGATAAGATCCAAAAAGTTACGTTCAATAATCACTTCAACTTTTTCTTCCTGAAGAAGTTCTAAAAGCTGATTAATATAAGTGCCGGCGTTTTCATGGTAAAACTGGCCGTAAATGCCTATTTTCATTTATGTAAAATTTTTTCGATAATCAGGATTTTTGTAATCAAGCTTAGAAACATCCTAATTAAATTTTAAAACTACCTGCTCTGTTATTTTGAATATTTTTTCAAGCATTTTTTACGCTGCTAAGAAATATTGCTCATTGTTTTTTAATGACCCAGCCAAAGGGTATAACATTTTAAGACCTGTCTCTAAATTTAAAAATGGTTTTTGTCATGCCTTATGGCTTTGCTCAAGAGGTTCTTTAAATGAACAAAAATTGTTCTTCTTTACTTATATGTTTAGGTATTTATCCAGGTATTTAGATCGATCGCGCAAATTTTTATCAAACGCATCTTCCTGATGTTGTGAAATAATATTATAACCATAACGTCGTAAAGATTGTATCACTTCATTAATTCCGCTAGGATTAATTTTTATGGTGATTTGCGCCAGGTCATTCTCGATCTTAGAAACAAATAAGCCCAGTAAGTGAACATTACTGGATTCTATAATCTGGCTAATTTCACTTAACGAATAATCTTTAAAACCTTTTTCAACTACAATAATATTTCCGGCTTCATTTAAAAAGGGCGTTTCGTTAAAAATACCCATAATTTCATTTAACTCTACATATCCTAAATATTCATTATCACTATCCAGTACTGGTAAAATATTGGAATTGTTTTGTGCAAAAGATTCTAAAATGTCGAGCCAGTAATCGGTACTTCGAACAAAAAATCCTTCCAGGGCATACTGGTAATCTTCGATCGATTTTTCAGCTTCAAAACATCGAATGTCATTTTCAGAAATACACCCCATATAAATACCATTATTCTCAACAGGTAAATGAGAGTAGGTAAGTTGGTTAAAATCATTCTGTAAATCACCAATCTTATCTGAAAAATGACGAATGGCAACATCATTTAATATATATTCTTCAATATCCATAATCCTAGCGTCGTTTAACGCAAATTAATTAAAATAATATTCATTAAGCCATCCTCAACTTTGTATTTTTGTTAAAACAGAAAGTTTTAGGATAAGCTTTAGAAGTTCTCAGGACGATCTGCTTTATTATTGTGGCAGGTCGTTTTAATTTATATCAAATTTGAAACCAGATTCAAAAGGCAAAGCCAGAAATATGACAAAATTAAGCGTAAATATCAATAAGATTGCCACCTTAAGAAATGCGAGAGGGGGGAATATCCCTAATGTGGTACAATGTGCATTAGATATCGAAAAATTTGGAGCGGAAGGTATTACCGTCCATCCAAGACCAGATGAAAGACATATCAGATATCAGGATACACGAGATTTAAAACCTGTTTTAAAAACCGAATTTAATATTGAAGGAAATCCGGTAACTAAATTCATTAATCTGGTTTTAGAAGTAAAACCGGCACAGGTAACTTTGGTGCCAGATGCAGAAGATGCTATTACCAGTAATGCTGGTTGGAATACTGTAAAAAATAAAGAATATCTTATCGAGGTTATTTCTGAATTTAAAAAACATGGCATCAGGACGTCTATTTTTGTGGATGCAGATGAAAAAATGATTGAAGGTGCTGCTGCTACGGGGACAGATCGTATCGAATTATATACAGAAAGTTTTGCCGAAAAATTTGCCGATGGAGATAAAAAAGAAGCTGTAAAACCTTATGCTAAATGTGCAGAACTGGCCCATCAATTGGGATTGGGAGTTAATGCGGGGCACGATTTATCGTTAGATAATATAGAATTTTTTAAAAATGAGGTGCCTTTTGTAGATGAGGTATCCATAGGCCATGCTTTAATCGCTGAAGCGCTTTATCTTGGTTTGGAAGAAACGATCTCACGATATTTAAAAAAATTACAGTAAACTTAAAATGATCATTTTTGGTTATTTTTTTAAAAAATTGCAATGAAGTTACACACTAACATTATAGGAGAAGGGAAGCCTTTTATTATTTTACATGGATTTCTAGGAATGGGTGATAATTGGAAGACATTAGGGAAGATGTTTTCTGAAAAAGGATATGAAGTTCACCTGGTGGATCAGCGAAATCATGGTAAAAGTCCACATAGCGATGATTTTTCCTATGAAATATTAGCAGAGGATTTAAAGGAGTATATTGAAGAGCATCATTTGGAGGAAATAGTGCTGATGGGGCATTCTATGGGTGGTAAAACGGCTATGTTCTTTGCAGCAACTTATCCAGATTTGCTAGAAAAACTTATTATAGTGGATATTGCCCCTAAATATTATAAGCCACATCATCAGGATATTTTAGCTGGATTAACCCTGTTGGACAAGTCTGATGTATCCTCCCGTCAGGAAGCAGCTAAAATAATTTCTGAATACGTTCCTGATAAACCTACCCAACTTTTTCTTTTAAAAAATTTAGACCGTGAAGGTAAAGATAAGTATGTTTTAAAAGTTAACCTGAAAACTCTAAAGGCTAAAATTGAAAATATCGGGGCTGCCTTAGAAGAAGGAAAGATTTATGAAGGGAAAACCTTGTTTATAAAAGGAGAAAAATCTCGTTATATCAAATTGCCTGAAGATGAAGATTTGCTTCATAATCATTTTCCAAATGCTGAAATTGAAGTAATTAGCGATGCAGGTCATTGGGTGCATGCTGAAAATCAAGAAGATTTTTATAGTACTGTAATTAGATTTCTTTAAAAAACCCCTCTAAATATTATGCATACATAATATTTTTGCCTATTTTGTTGTGGTATTTGTATTTTGTGCTAAATTCATTACACGATTTACAAATGGAGACAAACTTAATTCTACTAATATTATGAAGAAACTTTTATTCCTGACCCTTTTTGGGTTGGCGACTGCAATGACTTATGCCGGGGGATACAGGGTAGGGCTTCAGGGACAGCGCAGGCTGGCCATGGGGCATACTGGTGTGGCTGTAGTTGATAATGCAGAATTGGCTTTTTTTAACCCGGCAGGGTTAGTGTATTTAGAGGACCGCATAAATGTAGCCGTTGGGGCCAGTGCGGTATTCTCTGACGTGGTATGGCAAAATGATGAATATGGGCAAATGGCAAGAACAGATAGTCCTGTGGGGACGCCTTTTTATGCCTATGTTTCTTATAGAGCTTCAGATTGGTTAACCTTAGGGCTTGCAGCTTATACGCCTTACGGTAGTTCTGTAGAATGGCCCACAGATTGGTCTGGGTCTCATTTGGTAAATAATATAGATCTTCAGGCTATATATATTCAGGCTTTAGCTTCTGTGAAAATTTCAGATAGACTTAGTGTTGGTGGAGGGCCTATATATGTAAACGGATCGGTAAACTTCAATAGAAATTTAAACAGGACCCTTAGCGATATCGATGGAAACAGAGCAAATGTAACTGTAGATGCTTCTGGAGTACATGCCTGGGGTTGGTCTTTAGGAGCTATGTATAACCCTACTGATAAACTTAGGATAGGGGCTAATTATCGTTCAGAAATTATTGTTGAAGCAGAAAATGGTGATGCAGATTTTAATAATATTCCTAATTCGCCTCTTACGCCGTTTAAAGATACCAGGTTTGATGCCTCGTTACCGTTGCCGGCAGAGCTTTCGATTGGAGCTTCTTATGAGATTTCAGAAAAATGGTTGATTGCTTTTGATTATAACCGGGCTTTTTGGGACGTATATAAATCTTTAGATATCGATTTTCAGGATCCGGCAATTCCAGATTCCAAAAATCCTAGAAATTATAAGGATGCTAATACCTACAGATTTGGGGCACAATACATCGCAAACGAAATGTTTACCCTAAGAGCCGGATACTATTTTGATGAATCTCCTGTACAATCAGGCTACTTCGCACCAGAAACCCCAAGAAATGATGCGCATGGTTTCACGGCCGGATTGTCTGTAAATATTACAGATAATCTATCGATAGATGCCTCTTTCCTTTATAACCGATTTAAAGAAGTAGAGGAATCCTATGATTATTATATGGAAAATGGCCAAAATGTACCTTTTGAAGGTTCGTACAAAACAGTGGCATTTGTGCCTGGGCTTGGGGTGACATTCAAAATTTAAACTTACAGGAAAAGATGAAAAACTATAGATTTTTAGCAGTAGGCTTATTGGCTTTGGGAATAGTTTCTTGTGAGCCAGATTTAGACAATCCAATAGATGAAGAAGGAAATGTATATAGCAATGGGGATGCGAATTTTACGCATTATGTTGCTTTAGGAAATTCATTAACGGCAGGTTATGCAGATAATGCACTTTATATTACCGGGCAAACCAATTCGTATCCTAATATTTTGGCAGGACAGTTTGCTTTAACGCAGGAAACAGATGAGTTTACTATTCCTTATATGAATGATAATGCGGGTGGACTTTTATTATCTGGACAACAATTGCCAGGTTTTAATAACCGTTTAGTGTTAGCTTCAGACGGGGAAGGAAATAATAGTCCTTCAGTTTATACCGGGATGGCTGCAACTACAGATATCACCAATGTCTTAGAGGGGCCTTTTAGTAATATGGGAGTGCCGGGAGCTAAATCTTATCATTTAGGAGTAGAAGGTTATGGTAATGTAGCAGGAGTACAGGCTGGTCTTTCAAATCCTTATTTTGTAAGATTTGCGTCTTCCCCTCAGACGAGTGTGATAGCTGATGCATTGGCTCAAAATCCTACATTCTTTTCTTTATGGATAGGTAATAATGATGTATTAGGTTATGCTACTTCAGGAGGTACGGGGGTTAATCAAACAGGGAATTTAAATCCAGCTACCTATGGATCTAATGATATTACAGATCCACAGGTATTTGCTCAGGTGTATTCAGGTTTGGTTGAAAGTTTAACTGCCAGTGGCGCCGGCGGAGTGTTAATTAATATTCCAGATGTGACTTCAATAGCATTTTTCAATACGGTGCCTAATAATGCTTTGCAACTAGATGCCCAGACAGCCGCAAGTTTAACCTCTTATTTTGGAGCGGTTTCTCAGGTTTTTGCAGGAGGTTTAATGGCGCAGGGAGTTCCGCAGGAACAGGCAATGGCTTTAGCTGCTCAATATGCAATAACTTTTAATGAAGGGCCAAATAGATTTATAATCGATGTGCCAGTTACTCAAGCTAATCCCCTTGGGTTTAGACAGATGACGGCAGATGAGTTAATTCAATTGCAGGTAGATCAATCGGCTTTGGCTAGTGGGTACGGTTCTGTTAATTTAACGGCAGAAGTGCAACAGGTTCTAGGGCTACTAATGTCTGGGGGTACACCAACTGCAGCACAAGCGAATATCCTATTTGGTGGTGTGAATGGCTTGGATGATGCTGATGTTTTAGATAGCACAGAAATTTCAGAAATCCAGACGGCTACGACGGCATTTAATCAAACCATAGCCGCAGTGGCAAATGCAAAAGGGCTGGCCATGGTAGATGCTAATGCATTATTAAACGATGTGGCTAATGGCGGCGTGGCTTATGATGCTGGTACTGTAACCGCAACCTATGCAACAGGTGGAGCTTTTTCTTTAGACGGGGTGCATTTAACACCACGAGGATACGCTATTGTGGCTAACGAGATTATCGAGCAGATTAACGCCACTTATGGGGCTACGGTTCCAAAAGTAAATATTGGACAATACGGTACCATTACCCTTAGTAATGATGTGCAGTAATGATAAACTTATATTAAAATATGAGGAAGTCGGCAGATAGCCGACTTTTTTTTTCGCAATTTTGAACTATCAATCAAACCCTTATAATAAAATGAGACTTTTATTAAAACTCCTTTTGTCTGCGCTAGTAGTGGTAGGTCTAGCCAAGGTTTTACCTGGTGTTACCGTAAATAGCTATTTTACGGCATTTATTGTAGCCATAGTTTTAGCATTGCTCAATATTATTGTTAAACCTGTTTTGGTAATATTAACTTTACCGGTAACCATATTAACACTGGGCTTGTTTTTACTGATCATTAATGCCATAATCATCTTTTTAGCAGACGGTTTTGTGCCTGGTTTTAGTGTAGATGGCTGGTTTATGGCGATAATATTTAGTTTGCTTTTCTCGTTATTTCAGTCCATATTATATTCTCTTCTTGATAAGGATTAGAAGCTTGCTGAAATTCAATAATTTGAAACTTTGCAGGCTAGTGAAAAAAGCTTAATTTTGCACACCAATTTTTTATAATAAGTCAAGATGAATATTACCAGAGAGAATATTGATGAATTGAATGCGGTAGTAAAAGTAGATATCGCAAAAGACGACTATGCTCCTAAAGTAGAGAAAATCCTTAAGGATTACCGTAAAAATGCCAATGTTCCTGGCTTTAGAAAAGGTCACGTTCCTATGGGGATGGTAAAAAAGCAATACGGGCAGGCTGTATTGGTAGATGAAGTAAATAAATTACTACAGGAAAACCTTAATAAATATCTTACTGAAGAAAAATTAGACGTTCTTGGAAATCCAATTCCTAAAGAGCAGGAAAATTTTGACTGGAATAAAGATAACTACACTTTTGAGTTTGAGGTTGGTCTTGCTCCAGAATTTGAAGTAAGTCTTGATTTAGAAAAACCTGTAACAAAATATAATATCGTTGCTGATGATACGATGATCGATAAACAAATCGAAAACATCCAAAAACAGTACGGTAAATTAGTTTCTAAAGATGAGGTTGAAGAAGGAGATATCGTTGCCGGAACTTTCAAAAATGAAGAAGAAGGTATCGAAAATGAAACTTCAATCGAACTGGAGAAAATCAAAGGAAAAAGAAACCTTAATAAGTTTGTAGGAGCTAAAGTTGGTGATACGATTGCTTTAAAGACGAAAAGTCTTTTTGAGGACGATCACGATTTAATCCAACATTTAAAGATTGAGCATGATAAAGCTCACGATCTTGATATCGAAGTAGAATTCACTATTTCGGAAATCAATAAAAGAGAACTTGCTGATTTAGACCAGGAATTATTTGATAAGCTTTTTGGTGAAGGTAAAGTGACTACTGTTACTGAGCTTAAAGAGAAAATCAAAGAGGATGCTGAAAAGCAATTTGTTCAGCAAAGCGATCAGCAGTTAATGAATGATGTTACTGAAGCGTTGATCGAAAAGACTGAATTTGATCTTCCTAAAGAGTTTCTTCAAAAATGGATCAGAACAGTAGGTGAAAAGCCATTAACTGAAGAAGAAGCAAAAGAAGAATATCAGAACAGCGAAAAAGGGCTTCGTTACCAGTTAATCGAAGGGAAAATCGTTAAAGAGAACGATATTCAGGTAGATTTTGAAGCTTTAAAAGCCTTTGCTAAAGATAAAATTAAAGAGCAAATGGCTCAGTTTGGCCAGATGGATCCTTCAGATAAAGAATTAGATGATATCGCAGCAAGAATCTTATCTAATCAGGACGAAGTTAAGCGTTTATCTGAGCAATTAGTTAACGAAAAATTGTTAAATTTCTATAAAGACAATATGAAATTTGACGAAAAGGAAGTTACTTACGATGAGTTTGTAAAAGAAATTTATGAGTAAAAAAACTGTTGGTAATTCGGCAGATAAATTTTACTTCAGGGTAAAACCCTAAAAATCAAATCTCGATTATCGGGTAAGCCTTTTTTATAATTTATACCTATCTTTAAGGCGTTAACCATAACGGTATAACGCCTTTTTTGGCTTTATAGATTACTTGTGTAATTAAATAAAAAAATTGATGGACTACGGAAAAGAATTCGAGAAGTACGCAACTAAACACCACGGGATAAACAGCAATTATTATGATAAAATAGTAAGTAGTATGACTCCGGTGGGCATGACTCCTAATATTATCGAAGAGCGCCAGATGAATGCTGTTGCTATGGATGTATTTTCACGATTAATGATGGACAGGATTATCTTTATGGGTACTGGTATTAATGATCAGGTAGCTAATATTATCCAGGCACAATTATTGTTTTTAGAAAGTACAGATTCTTCTAAAGATATTCAGATTTATATCAACTCTCCTGGCGGTAGCGTTTATGCCGGTTTAGGAATCTACGATACCATGCAGTTTATTAAACCAGATGTTGCAACAATTTGTACAGGGATGGCAGCTTCTATGGGGGCGGTATTGCTTTGTGCAGGAGCAGAAGGAAAGCGAAGCGGTTTACCACATTCCAGGGTAATGATTCATCAGCCACTTGGTGGAGCACAGGGACAGGCTAGTGATATCGAGATCACGGCCAGAGAAATCATTACATTGAAAGAAGAATTGTATAAAATCATTTCTAAACATTCAGGGCAGAGTTACGAGAAAGTGTATGAAGATAGTGACCGTGATTACTGGATGAAAGCCGATAGAGCTAAGGAATATGGAATGATAGACGAAATCCTGACCAGAGATTAGGATCAACATTAGATAAATTATAAGAGATTTTCAGGATACTTTATTCTGAAATTGAACAGGAAATATAACAAGATGGCGAAAGAGGAATTAGAATGCTCCTTCTGCGGAAGAAAAAAACCTGAAA from Zunongwangia profunda SM-A87 harbors:
- a CDS encoding NAD kinase, with amino-acid sequence MKIGIYGQFYHENAGTYINQLLELLQEEKVEVIIERNFLDLINKNKSVTGEYSDYKTFDILDASYDLFFTIGGDGTILKSINYIKNLDIPIVGINTGRLGFLSTIQKEQIGETIHTILKKDFSISPRAVLQIETNPKSDDEVFNNVALNEIAVSRKNTTSMITVDTWLNNQYLTSYWADGLIIATPTGSTGYSLSCGGPVITPDADSIVITPIAPHNLNARPLIIKDDTKITLKVSGREDSHLLSMDSRLASLENDTEIIIQKAPYAINLVELNDDSFLQTLRKKLLWGEDKRN
- a CDS encoding CBS domain-containing protein, giving the protein MDIEEYILNDVAIRHFSDKIGDLQNDFNQLTYSHLPVENNGIYMGCISENDIRCFEAEKSIEDYQYALEGFFVRSTDYWLDILESFAQNNSNILPVLDSDNEYLGYVELNEIMGIFNETPFLNEAGNIIVVEKGFKDYSLSEISQIIESSNVHLLGLFVSKIENDLAQITIKINPSGINEVIQSLRRYGYNIISQHQEDAFDKNLRDRSKYLDKYLNI
- a CDS encoding pyridoxine 5'-phosphate synthase; protein product: MTKLSVNINKIATLRNARGGNIPNVVQCALDIEKFGAEGITVHPRPDERHIRYQDTRDLKPVLKTEFNIEGNPVTKFINLVLEVKPAQVTLVPDAEDAITSNAGWNTVKNKEYLIEVISEFKKHGIRTSIFVDADEKMIEGAAATGTDRIELYTESFAEKFADGDKKEAVKPYAKCAELAHQLGLGVNAGHDLSLDNIEFFKNEVPFVDEVSIGHALIAEALYLGLEETISRYLKKLQ
- a CDS encoding alpha/beta fold hydrolase — encoded protein: MKLHTNIIGEGKPFIILHGFLGMGDNWKTLGKMFSEKGYEVHLVDQRNHGKSPHSDDFSYEILAEDLKEYIEEHHLEEIVLMGHSMGGKTAMFFAATYPDLLEKLIIVDIAPKYYKPHHQDILAGLTLLDKSDVSSRQEAAKIISEYVPDKPTQLFLLKNLDREGKDKYVLKVNLKTLKAKIENIGAALEEGKIYEGKTLFIKGEKSRYIKLPEDEDLLHNHFPNAEIEVISDAGHWVHAENQEDFYSTVIRFL
- a CDS encoding OmpP1/FadL family transporter; the protein is MKKLLFLTLFGLATAMTYAGGYRVGLQGQRRLAMGHTGVAVVDNAELAFFNPAGLVYLEDRINVAVGASAVFSDVVWQNDEYGQMARTDSPVGTPFYAYVSYRASDWLTLGLAAYTPYGSSVEWPTDWSGSHLVNNIDLQAIYIQALASVKISDRLSVGGGPIYVNGSVNFNRNLNRTLSDIDGNRANVTVDASGVHAWGWSLGAMYNPTDKLRIGANYRSEIIVEAENGDADFNNIPNSPLTPFKDTRFDASLPLPAELSIGASYEISEKWLIAFDYNRAFWDVYKSLDIDFQDPAIPDSKNPRNYKDANTYRFGAQYIANEMFTLRAGYYFDESPVQSGYFAPETPRNDAHGFTAGLSVNITDNLSIDASFLYNRFKEVEESYDYYMENGQNVPFEGSYKTVAFVPGLGVTFKI
- a CDS encoding SGNH/GDSL hydrolase family protein gives rise to the protein MKNYRFLAVGLLALGIVSCEPDLDNPIDEEGNVYSNGDANFTHYVALGNSLTAGYADNALYITGQTNSYPNILAGQFALTQETDEFTIPYMNDNAGGLLLSGQQLPGFNNRLVLASDGEGNNSPSVYTGMAATTDITNVLEGPFSNMGVPGAKSYHLGVEGYGNVAGVQAGLSNPYFVRFASSPQTSVIADALAQNPTFFSLWIGNNDVLGYATSGGTGVNQTGNLNPATYGSNDITDPQVFAQVYSGLVESLTASGAGGVLINIPDVTSIAFFNTVPNNALQLDAQTAASLTSYFGAVSQVFAGGLMAQGVPQEQAMALAAQYAITFNEGPNRFIIDVPVTQANPLGFRQMTADELIQLQVDQSALASGYGSVNLTAEVQQVLGLLMSGGTPTAAQANILFGGVNGLDDADVLDSTEISEIQTATTAFNQTIAAVANAKGLAMVDANALLNDVANGGVAYDAGTVTATYATGGAFSLDGVHLTPRGYAIVANEIIEQINATYGATVPKVNIGQYGTITLSNDVQ
- a CDS encoding phage holin family protein codes for the protein MRLLLKLLLSALVVVGLAKVLPGVTVNSYFTAFIVAIVLALLNIIVKPVLVILTLPVTILTLGLFLLIINAIIIFLADGFVPGFSVDGWFMAIIFSLLFSLFQSILYSLLDKD
- the tig gene encoding trigger factor, which encodes MNITRENIDELNAVVKVDIAKDDYAPKVEKILKDYRKNANVPGFRKGHVPMGMVKKQYGQAVLVDEVNKLLQENLNKYLTEEKLDVLGNPIPKEQENFDWNKDNYTFEFEVGLAPEFEVSLDLEKPVTKYNIVADDTMIDKQIENIQKQYGKLVSKDEVEEGDIVAGTFKNEEEGIENETSIELEKIKGKRNLNKFVGAKVGDTIALKTKSLFEDDHDLIQHLKIEHDKAHDLDIEVEFTISEINKRELADLDQELFDKLFGEGKVTTVTELKEKIKEDAEKQFVQQSDQQLMNDVTEALIEKTEFDLPKEFLQKWIRTVGEKPLTEEEAKEEYQNSEKGLRYQLIEGKIVKENDIQVDFEALKAFAKDKIKEQMAQFGQMDPSDKELDDIAARILSNQDEVKRLSEQLVNEKLLNFYKDNMKFDEKEVTYDEFVKEIYE
- the clpP gene encoding ATP-dependent Clp endopeptidase proteolytic subunit ClpP is translated as MDYGKEFEKYATKHHGINSNYYDKIVSSMTPVGMTPNIIEERQMNAVAMDVFSRLMMDRIIFMGTGINDQVANIIQAQLLFLESTDSSKDIQIYINSPGGSVYAGLGIYDTMQFIKPDVATICTGMAASMGAVLLCAGAEGKRSGLPHSRVMIHQPLGGAQGQASDIEITAREIITLKEELYKIISKHSGQSYEKVYEDSDRDYWMKADRAKEYGMIDEILTRD